The DNA segment CAGAGGGAATATATAACCATGAACACGAATAATAAAAAGATTTGTAGTGCGAGGCTTTAGCCTCGCTTCTGGCAAGCAGGAAAGTGAACCTAAAGGTTCGCACTACATTTATCGAATGTCACAGGTTAATTCGTGTCCATTTGTGGCTAATTTCTCTAATTCTCTGTGAACTCTGTGCCTCTGTGGCTGAACGGTTACCGAAAAAGGAGTTATAAAACATGCAAAAACCTAAAGGTGATAGTCAAACAAAAGGAAGACGAAAAAAGGAAAAAAAGGTAGTCCGAACAGGTATTGTTCATATTCAATCTACATTTAATAATACGATTGTGACCATTACTGACCCAAAAGGTAATGTTCTTAGCTGGGCAAGTTGTGGAAGTGTTGGTTTTAAAGGAACAAAGAAAGGCACTCCTTTTGCTTCCCAGGTAGCCGCAGACACCGCCGCTAAAAAGGTAATGGATTATGGAATGAGTGAAGTCTCAGTTTTTGTTAGAGGACCAGGTTCAGGTAGAGAATCAGCTATCCGCGCCTTGCAAGCCGCTGGATTAGATATTAAAGCAATTAAAGATGTTACCCCTATCCCCCATAACGG comes from the bacterium genome and includes:
- the rpsK gene encoding 30S ribosomal protein S11, whose translation is MQKPKGDSQTKGRRKKEKKVVRTGIVHIQSTFNNTIVTITDPKGNVLSWASCGSVGFKGTKKGTPFASQVAADTAAKKVMDYGMSEVSVFVRGPGSGRESAIRALQAAGLDIKAIKDVTPIPHNG